A region from the Spirochaeta isovalerica genome encodes:
- a CDS encoding NADH-quinone oxidoreductase subunit B — protein sequence MKKRTVIAPDGEKIEIDPLKDYYCDAIPMPRKDYDKIPGILENFKNWARSESLWILAFGSGCGAIEMRPLMTPKHDAYRFGIQWRPTPRQANLLIVSGYLSVKTLRIIVRAYEQMPAPKYVMGLGSCTINGGMYWDSYNTINRLDHYIPVDTYVAGCMPRPEALIAGFDDLKKIIRAGKGVGADKYAESFQWYKANQKKILGEVGLPEYSW from the coding sequence ATGAAAAAACGAACGGTCATAGCTCCCGACGGGGAAAAGATCGAAATCGATCCCCTGAAAGACTATTACTGCGACGCCATCCCGATGCCCCGGAAGGATTATGATAAAATTCCCGGCATTCTGGAAAATTTCAAAAACTGGGCACGAAGTGAATCGCTCTGGATCCTCGCCTTCGGTTCGGGATGCGGAGCGATCGAAATGCGCCCCCTGATGACACCGAAGCACGATGCCTACCGGTTCGGGATTCAATGGCGCCCCACCCCCAGACAGGCCAACCTGCTTATCGTGTCGGGATATCTCTCGGTTAAAACACTGAGAATCATCGTCCGGGCATACGAGCAGATGCCCGCTCCCAAATACGTGATGGGCCTGGGAAGCTGCACCATCAACGGCGGCATGTACTGGGACAGCTACAACACCATAAACAGGCTGGACCACTACATTCCCGTCGATACCTATGTGGCGGGCTGTATGCCCCGTCCCGAAGCGCTGATCGCCGGTTTTGACGATCTGAAGAAGATCATCCGGGCCGGAAAAGGCGTGGGAGCCGACAAATACGCTGAAAGTTTTCAGTGGTACAAAGCCAATCAGAAGAAGATTCTCGGTGAAGTCGGACTGCCCGAGTACAGTTGGTAG
- a CDS encoding NADH-quinone oxidoreductase subunit D, which translates to MMLTFKEDRSLFPETGKDGKPVIDWESGKFTKIWQGPVHPGMTGNMSLELTIQGDEIMDCVTHVGYLHRGFEKLMERRRFIQCFPICVRVAVPEPDFNEYCLASTIEELGGIEVPEAADWMRTLLLEMSRLQSFLAQMGGQGSSFGLGLIGQWTVWARDLVLDRFEEITGGRVYHMHMPPGGVRSLLPAGFEARMTDTLDKISGVMEEVERVMLNNSVFKTRAIGLGYIDPKWVDEYGITGPNARGAGVPKDVRKDYPYLMYDKLDFDVHVEYESDVFARTKVRYNDILTTIDLIRQIVPRIPKSGEFMADVPNVLHWKIPYGETYKRAECTRGEYGYYTVTDGSGYPRRINVRGPSYTHAVTLMEKMAINLNIADTAGVMSSLHTYPPEIER; encoded by the coding sequence ATGATGCTGACGTTTAAAGAAGATAGATCGCTATTTCCCGAAACCGGAAAAGACGGCAAACCGGTCATAGACTGGGAAAGCGGCAAATTTACCAAAATCTGGCAGGGCCCCGTCCACCCCGGTATGACCGGAAATATGTCCCTGGAACTGACTATACAGGGTGATGAGATCATGGACTGCGTCACCCATGTGGGTTACCTCCACAGGGGATTCGAAAAATTGATGGAAAGAAGACGCTTTATCCAGTGCTTCCCCATCTGCGTCCGCGTCGCCGTGCCGGAACCGGACTTCAACGAGTACTGCCTCGCTTCGACTATCGAAGAGCTGGGCGGCATCGAGGTCCCCGAAGCGGCCGACTGGATGAGGACGCTGCTCCTCGAAATGTCCCGCCTCCAGTCCTTCCTCGCCCAGATGGGCGGCCAGGGAAGCTCTTTCGGTCTCGGTCTGATCGGACAGTGGACTGTCTGGGCCAGGGATCTGGTTCTCGACCGCTTCGAGGAGATCACCGGCGGCCGGGTCTACCATATGCATATGCCTCCCGGCGGCGTCAGAAGCCTTCTCCCCGCGGGCTTCGAAGCCCGCATGACCGATACGCTCGATAAAATCAGCGGCGTTATGGAAGAAGTGGAGCGGGTTATGCTCAACAATTCGGTTTTCAAGACCAGAGCCATCGGACTCGGCTATATCGATCCGAAATGGGTTGATGAATACGGGATTACGGGACCCAACGCCAGAGGCGCCGGCGTTCCGAAGGACGTGAGAAAGGACTATCCCTACCTCATGTACGACAAACTGGACTTCGATGTCCATGTGGAATATGAATCGGACGTCTTCGCCAGAACGAAAGTGCGTTATAACGATATCCTGACGACCATCGACCTGATCCGTCAGATCGTTCCCCGCATCCCCAAAAGCGGAGAGTTCATGGCTGACGTGCCCAACGTCCTCCACTGGAAAATCCCCTACGGGGAAACCTATAAAAGAGCCGAGTGCACCAGAGGCGAGTACGGGTACTACACCGTAACCGATGGAAGCGGGTACCCGAGACGGATCAACGTCCGCGGTCCCTCCTACACCCATGCGGTAACGCTGATGGAAAAAATGGCAATCAATCTGAATATCGCGGATACGGCGGGCGTCATGTCATCGCTTCATACCTATCCGCCTGAAATAGAGAGGTAG
- a CDS encoding NADH-quinone oxidoreductase subunit C has translation MKDIVERIKVKFPVAAVTFQRKDLTFITVEKKHGVEAVTYLRDVEGFTHLVILTAVDWLEEGEFQLTYLLNNPQAKQDMGVRVRIDRENAEMQTAHHLWPALVTYEQELNEMFGISFPGSPRQGVPFILDESWQGPPPYRRDFDTKQYSEDTYFPRPGRTKIDPAEHMKKKLYPEAE, from the coding sequence ATGAAAGATATAGTAGAGAGAATTAAAGTTAAATTTCCTGTCGCTGCGGTAACCTTCCAGAGAAAAGACCTGACCTTTATCACCGTGGAGAAAAAGCACGGCGTCGAGGCGGTCACCTATCTCCGCGATGTCGAAGGGTTCACCCATCTGGTGATTCTCACAGCTGTGGACTGGCTGGAAGAGGGAGAGTTTCAGCTCACCTATCTTCTCAATAATCCACAAGCGAAACAGGATATGGGCGTCCGAGTCAGAATTGATAGAGAGAACGCGGAAATGCAGACGGCCCATCACCTCTGGCCGGCTCTGGTAACCTACGAACAGGAGCTGAATGAAATGTTCGGCATATCCTTTCCGGGAAGTCCCCGTCAGGGTGTCCCTTTTATCCTCGATGAATCGTGGCAGGGGCCGCCGCCTTACCGCCGCGACTTCGATACGAAACAGTATTCCGAGGATACCTACTTCCCCAGACCGGGCCGAACCAAGATCGATCCGGCTGAACACATGAAGAAAAAACTCTATCCGGAGGCTGAATGA
- a CDS encoding FAD-dependent oxidoreductase: MSLKDVLMPFTAWGNLFKEPVTVKDSRNVEAAPRYRGFHVNDVDTCIGCGTCEEICQNAAIDLVEVAGRDAKEGDSGLRPMIDYGRCCWCALCVDVCTTRSLGMSNEYKWVSSDPEDFRFVPGVDEKSWNDNNKGYFKMDGYDLYSTERVEMGELHPEERDKSFVEMIQGFSKEQAQKEADRCVACGICTATCPAHMGIPQYIEAIRNDDLEEGLRILYETNPLPEICGRICTHKCETVCSLNHKGDPLSIRWLKRYIADQIPESKYKEILETENITKNGKKVAIVGAGPAGLSAAHYLALMGYEVKIFEVQEAPGGMTRYGIPEYRLPYEMIDKDVDYIKSLGVEFQFGTRVGVDVPLETLEKEFDAVFAGTGLHLGRSTRVPGSDHKRVYQAIDLLRDVSYGKEIDLAEKVVVVGGGNVAMDITRTIARLQNKKFGKVNVTATCLEAEGSMPADDEEVIEAREENATIDPGWGPQEIIVENGEIKGLKVAKCLRIFDDEGRFNPSMDMENQKVFEADMIVESIGQAMDISYTDNIKEKLTFGPRGRIQVSPDFQSNIPWLFIGGDIIQGPDVIHGIANGHKAAKGIDKFLKSK; this comes from the coding sequence ATGAGTTTGAAAGATGTTTTAATGCCCTTTACCGCCTGGGGCAACCTGTTTAAAGAACCGGTAACGGTCAAGGATTCCCGCAACGTGGAAGCCGCACCCCGGTACAGGGGGTTTCATGTGAACGACGTCGATACCTGTATCGGCTGCGGAACCTGTGAGGAAATATGCCAGAACGCCGCCATCGACCTGGTGGAAGTAGCCGGAAGGGATGCCAAAGAGGGTGATTCGGGGTTACGCCCCATGATCGACTACGGGCGATGCTGTTGGTGCGCTCTCTGCGTGGATGTCTGTACGACCCGGTCTCTGGGCATGTCCAATGAGTACAAATGGGTTTCCTCGGATCCGGAGGATTTCCGTTTTGTACCCGGAGTGGACGAAAAATCATGGAACGATAACAACAAAGGCTATTTCAAGATGGACGGCTATGATCTCTATAGCACAGAACGTGTGGAGATGGGCGAACTTCATCCTGAAGAGAGAGATAAGTCTTTTGTCGAGATGATCCAGGGATTCTCCAAAGAACAAGCCCAGAAAGAAGCGGACCGCTGTGTGGCCTGTGGAATCTGTACAGCCACATGCCCCGCTCATATGGGTATTCCCCAATATATCGAGGCCATCCGGAATGATGATCTTGAGGAAGGTTTACGGATTCTTTACGAAACCAACCCGTTGCCTGAAATATGCGGACGGATCTGTACTCATAAATGCGAAACTGTCTGCTCACTCAACCATAAGGGAGATCCTCTATCGATCCGTTGGCTCAAACGCTATATCGCCGATCAGATCCCCGAAAGCAAGTACAAAGAAATTCTGGAAACAGAAAATATCACAAAAAACGGTAAGAAAGTCGCTATTGTCGGTGCCGGTCCCGCCGGTCTTTCGGCAGCCCACTACCTGGCTCTGATGGGCTATGAAGTGAAAATCTTCGAAGTTCAGGAAGCGCCCGGCGGTATGACCCGATACGGTATACCCGAATACAGGCTCCCCTACGAAATGATCGACAAAGATGTGGATTACATAAAATCGCTCGGAGTAGAATTTCAGTTCGGCACCAGAGTCGGCGTCGATGTACCCCTGGAAACTCTTGAAAAAGAGTTCGATGCGGTATTTGCCGGAACCGGTCTCCACCTGGGAAGAAGCACGAGAGTGCCCGGTTCGGACCACAAACGGGTCTACCAGGCCATCGATCTGCTCAGAGATGTTTCCTATGGCAAAGAGATCGATCTGGCTGAAAAAGTCGTCGTGGTCGGCGGCGGAAACGTAGCCATGGATATCACCAGAACCATTGCCAGACTCCAGAATAAGAAGTTCGGCAAAGTGAATGTCACGGCGACCTGTCTCGAAGCCGAAGGCTCCATGCCCGCCGATGACGAGGAAGTGATCGAGGCTAGAGAAGAAAACGCCACCATCGATCCCGGCTGGGGTCCCCAGGAGATCATTGTCGAAAACGGCGAGATCAAGGGACTGAAAGTGGCCAAATGTCTGAGAATCTTCGATGACGAAGGGCGGTTTAATCCCTCCATGGATATGGAAAACCAGAAAGTCTTCGAAGCCGATATGATCGTCGAATCTATCGGTCAGGCCATGGATATCAGCTATACTGATAATATTAAAGAGAAACTGACATTCGGTCCGAGAGGACGGATTCAGGTAAGCCCGGACTTCCAATCCAATATCCCCTGGCTCTTCATCGGAGGAGATATCATCCAGGGACCCGATGTTATTCACGGGATAGCCAACGGCCATAAAGCGGCCAAAGGCATCGATAAGTTTCTGAAAAGCAAATAA
- a CDS encoding respiratory chain complex I subunit 1 family protein, whose protein sequence is MSSLTTRILYAVLSIFIVMNIGLVLQGVTRKIYARVNKRYGIRIYQPYIDLIKNYSLDTLVSHGVMYYLGPIFRLTSGVGLVLFIPLIYGSEHFSNFSFSGDAVLILYFLFFGTLGMALGANETGQPYSAIGVARGLSQVTAAEIPLVLSFLAVFLQNGTLSLSQIVEAQQGGIMHWTMWTNPIATATAMLAFLGSMMRSPFDVVLAPQEIPIGPPTEFHGKFLGILQTNRSIFPIAKTILYVNLFFGGATNWGMFILKCFLLYMWSVIVGTIFPRYRVDHSIRWFLKWPLALGLLSILFVQLV, encoded by the coding sequence ATGTCCTCTTTAACTACAAGAATTTTATACGCCGTTCTGTCGATTTTCATCGTCATGAACATAGGACTTGTCCTGCAGGGCGTAACACGGAAAATCTACGCCCGGGTCAATAAACGCTACGGGATCCGGATCTACCAGCCCTATATCGACCTGATCAAAAACTACTCGCTTGACACGCTGGTTTCCCACGGGGTGATGTACTACCTGGGGCCGATCTTCCGCCTCACCAGCGGTGTGGGTCTGGTTCTCTTTATCCCGCTGATCTACGGTTCCGAGCACTTCAGCAACTTCTCCTTCTCGGGAGATGCGGTGCTGATCCTCTACTTCCTCTTCTTCGGAACGCTGGGCATGGCGCTGGGAGCCAATGAGACGGGACAGCCCTACTCGGCTATCGGAGTCGCCAGAGGCCTGTCCCAGGTTACGGCAGCGGAAATCCCCCTGGTCCTCTCTTTCCTGGCGGTTTTTCTCCAGAACGGGACGCTCTCCCTTTCGCAGATCGTCGAAGCGCAGCAGGGGGGCATCATGCACTGGACCATGTGGACCAACCCCATAGCAACGGCCACAGCCATGCTGGCTTTCCTCGGTTCCATGATGCGCTCCCCCTTTGATGTGGTTCTGGCGCCCCAGGAGATCCCCATAGGTCCGCCTACGGAATTTCACGGAAAGTTTCTCGGGATTCTGCAGACAAACCGGTCTATTTTCCCCATTGCCAAGACCATCCTCTATGTGAACCTCTTCTTCGGCGGAGCGACGAACTGGGGCATGTTTATCCTCAAGTGTTTTCTCCTCTACATGTGGTCGGTTATCGTGGGAACCATTTTCCCCCGGTACCGGGTGGATCATTCCATCCGCTGGTTTCTCAAGTGGCCTCTGGCCCTGGGATTGCTGTCCATATTGTTCGTCCAGTTAGTTTAA